The following proteins are co-located in the Silene latifolia isolate original U9 population chromosome 1, ASM4854445v1, whole genome shotgun sequence genome:
- the LOC141655556 gene encoding uncharacterized protein LOC141655556, with translation MTRDVPDLNNPIIFSDDDIPPFGANHNLAMYITVQCQEKNVPIVLVDDGSAVNVIPVKTAHRLGIKEADLIPTNQGVRAYDGTHRKVAGLITLTIATGPLERQASFQVVYFDASFNMLLGRPWIHAAKAITSTLY, from the coding sequence ATGACGAGGGATGTCCCTGACCTGAACAACCCGATCATCTTCTCCGACGatgatatccctccattcggagctaACCATAACCTGGCCATGTACATCACTGTGCAGTGTCAGGAGAAGAATGTACCAATTgtcctagtggatgacggatctgcagtcaacgtcattccCGTCAAAACGGCTCATagactgggtatcaaggaagctgacttaATCCCTACCAATCAAGGAGTGCGCGCTTACGACGGCACTCATCGTAAGGTCGCAGGCCTCATCACCCTGACCATCGCAACAGGACCATTGGAGAGACAAGCCAGTTTCCAAGTGGTCTATTTCGACGCCTCGTTCAACATGCTTCTAGGACGCCCCTGGATCCATGCTGCCAAGGCCATCACATCAACCCTTTATTAG
- the LOC141609060 gene encoding polygalacturonase 1 beta-like protein 2, producing the protein MSKLLNIYLFLVLLSLYSHVSEAEKTEHSNDRLNPFTAKASLIRYWNNHISNNIPKPAFLLSKASPLNALDTTIFTQLASQHSLKTRLSSFCKAAHLFCEFDTPLEIDNGSPTPPHHGDSDFTSYNSKQFSTYGKSKLGGVDSFKNYSSNVNMPVDSFTRYSPASAKHTEAFTNYANNGNVANDSFTNYGTGATGGLGEFNNYESNVNVPILKFGTYSFNGNHHKLSFGTYTENTNSGTQDFTSYGKNGNAVPTEFKNYGQSSNIVGSTFASYGELANAANDSFKGYSPSANNPHNMFKNYGAKVTSGVESFENYRDEANVGDDTFQNYIRDSSSTKASFMNYGKSFNGGTDRFKNYGKGSVNRNVEFKVYGVNNSFKGYDDKKGISFGGYSQNVHSNAMDGNNHGMIAVNKLVEEGKFFRESMLNSGTVMKMPDIKDKMPKRSFLPRSISSKLPFLTSGLAELRDMFQAKENSTLERLMVNALSECERPASPGETKRCVASIEDMIDFAASVLGDNLVVRSTENVNGSGERVVIGSVKGINGGKVTKSVSCHQSLLPYLLYYCHSVPKVRVYEADILDFETKAKINHGVAICHLDTSAWSPGHGAFLALGSKPGLIEVCHWIFENDMTWAMAD; encoded by the exons ATGTCTAAGTTGCTCAACATTTACTTGTTTTTGGTCTTACTCTCCTTATATTCACAT GTTTCTGAAGCTGAGAAAACAGAACATTCCAATGACAGATTAAACCCATTTACAGCAAAAGCATCCCTGATACGCTACTGGAACAACCACATTTCTAACAACATTCCTAAACCAGCATTCCTTCTATCCAAAGCCTCGCCTCTAAATGCTCTGGATACCACGATTTTCACTCAACTTGCATCCCAACACTCACTTAAAACCCGCCTTTCATCCTTCTGCAAGGCCGCTCATTTATTCTGTGAATTCGACACACCTTTGGAAATAGACAATGGCTCTCCCACCCCTCCACACCATGGTGACTCTGATTTCACCTCTTATAATAGCAAACAGTTCTCCACGTACGGAAAGTCTAAACTCGGTGGGGTCGACTCGTTCAAGAACTACTCTTCCAATGTCAATATGCCAGTCGACTCATTTACTCGGTACAGTCCTGCTTCAGCAAAACACACTGAGGCATTCACTAACTATGCTAACAATGGCAATGTGGCTAATGACAGCTTCACTAATTATGGAACTGGTGCGACCGGTGGATTAGGTGAGTTCAATAACTACGAATCAAATGTTAATGTTCCTATTCTTAAGTTTGGTACTTATAGTTTTAATGGTAATCATCACAAGTTGTCTTTTGGAACTTACACTGAGAACACTAACTCTGGTACCCAAGATTTTACCTCATACGGTAAAAATGGGAATGCTGTCCCAACTGAGTTTAAAAACTACGGTCAATCGTCTAACATTGTCGGGTCAACGTTTGCCAGCTATGGAGAGCTAGCCAATGCGGCTAATGACTCGTTTAAGGGTTATTCGCCTAGCGCGAATAACCCTCATAATATGTTTAAGAACTATGGTGCTAAGGTGACTTCCGGGGTTGAGAGTTTCGAGAATTACAGAGATGAAGCAAATGTCGGGGATGATACATTTCAGAATTACATTAGAGATTCAAGCTCAACCAAGGCTAGTTTTATGAATTATGGTAAGTCATTTAATGGAGGAACTGATAGGTTCAAGAATTATGGTAAGGGTTCAGTTAATCGCAATGTCGAATTTAAGGTTTACGGTGTTAATAACTCTTTCAAAGGATATGATGATAAGAAAGGCATTAGTTTTGGTGGGTATAGCCAGAATGTTCACTCTAATGCAATGGATGGTAATAATCATGGTATGATTGCAGTAAATAAGTTGGTAGAAGAGGGTAAATTCTTTAGGGAATCAATGTTGAACTCTGGGACTGTGATGAAAATGCCAGATATCAAGGATAAGATGCCTAAAAGATCATTTCTACCTCGGTCAATCTCATCGAAATTACCCTTTTTGACATCAGGTTTAGCCGAGCTAAGGGACATGTTCCAAGCCAAGGAGAACTCTACACTGGAGCGCTTGATGGTAAACGCTCTTAGTGAGTGTGAGAGACCGGCTAGTCCCGGTGAGACCAAACGATGCGTTGCTTCGATTGAGGATATGATAGACTTTGCAGCTTCAGTATTGGGTGACAATTTGGTGGTGCGGTCTACCGAGAATGTAAATGGGTCGGGTGAACGGGTTGTGATAGGGTCAGTCAAGGGGATAAATGGTGGAAAGGTGACTAAGTCAGTATCATGTCATCAGAGTTTGTTGCCTTATTTGCTGTATTACTGTCATTCTGTACCTAAGGTAAGAGTTTATGAGGCTGATATATTAGACTTTGAAACCAAGGCTAAGATAAACCATGGAGTTGCTATATGCCATCTTGATACATCAGCTTGGAGTCCTGGACATGGAGCCTTTTTAGCATTGGGGTCGAAACCCGGCCTCATTGAGGTTTGTCATTGGATCTTTGAGAATGACATGACTTGGGCAATGGCAGATTAG